Proteins from one Sabethes cyaneus chromosome 2, idSabCyanKW18_F2, whole genome shotgun sequence genomic window:
- the LOC128735304 gene encoding uncharacterized protein LOC128735304, which produces MLKFLALAVMQGLWYHADTAKNFDATPATLASQLNQTTLTDAFQDQGETTTHSLCLHDELSDRDNTGRSLVCNQPAARMNLELKLRKDLMDYICSVTGSGNKEPPSRSKERNRTKTSEQRSSKSKVKSKKTVRFNLPDSKSSRNEAVPKPVPIPVPKPIVDFNNPETLNIKRKDSIIAKMPNIKWNFDKGEPEPETEKPAWLEPFNCNGRFKARFDLLPMELILVIFKQITVSDRLAAGGTCRRWMEASHFYEPFLNQTYYHFDRIEFGDQVGPFKYFSQGFRCYPRLIFTQVEFNKHSDFWDIHGLWITELTLRSCKIKKKKFISIMRNLLNLRRLELMCCDELFKSWSLEYNTEEPMFPFFLFCLRHLSLAGCDYFNEYHLERFTTMAPNLRSIDVSNCFINLYLSKRITMLDRVMKLINRNRYLMKAVNLADTPCVDDFIWHCLCEIEGLQLTHLTVAYSDRVPLKDPGIIRFLSLQTELTHLDLTASIGLNDDCLQTIITSCPLLHTLKIRRCWLISDEGVADMHTMQHLQVLDISSCERISDYGISTGVVGKRPRVVTELYLSLLNNLTDSTLYYMLVSFKNLQILELDSTTNCVTDESIQYIACYLHDLKHLNVTACTKLLVHIFKFLSISDRNAASYTCSKWYEASKYLGFARQVCLHLIGVEFDDSKPPIADLLLSPHVFPVLKLTRVRIQQAVYSQFWADFGPSIGEITFEKCMIWRERIISVFKHMKNLRTARFVECDLLRDDLFRDWKFFENGLLEIRFGSVTALSLAKNNFTELQFRSIVEMMPNLTELDLSNCFSYVDAASKTQMLNCISNFILERQFQLKSLNLSAISVDDLFLRKMNKALQLRLEGLCLTYLEKMPLRDAAIISLLRQQIELRTLDLSQSVGITDYCLDQIVKYMPKLRELNLSGCWGVGDYGVSQIFRLQQLEKLDLSKCRITKKGILDGASLSNKKNVKEFHLEQITTLDDDCIVKIGANFTNLTVLNLGGTSSCMTDWSAQYIFCNLTSLVDVNFERSTKVT; this is translated from the exons ATGTTGAAATTTTTGGCACTGGCTGTGATGCAGGGATTGTGGTACCACGCCGACACCGCGAAAAATTTCGATGCAACGCCCGCGACGCTAGCCAGTCAACTAAACCAGAcgacgctgacggatgcattTCAAGATCAGGGTGAAACGACGACTCACTCACTGTGTTTACACGATGAACTATCCGATCGGGA CAACACTGGCAGGAGCTTAGTTTGTAACCAACCAGCAGCCAGGATGAATCTCGAGCTAAAACTCAGAAAAGATCTGATGGACTACATCTGTTCTGTAACTGGCTCAGGAAACAAAGAGCCACCGTCTAGATCCAAAGAACGCAACCGAACAAAAACTAGTGAACAAAGATCGAGCAAATCTAAAGTGAAGTCCAAGAAAACTGTGAGATTTAACTTGCCTGATAGCAAATCGTCCCGTAATGAAGCAGTACCCAAACCAGTGCCGATACCAGTACCCAAACCaattgtggatttcaacaaTCCCGAAACCCTCAACATTAAACGAAAGGACAGTATTATTGCCAAAATGCCAAACATCAAATGGAACTTCGATAAGGGTGAACCCGAACCGGAGACTGAAAAGCCAGCCTGGCTCGAACCTTTCAACTGCAACGGACGTTTCAAGGCACGGTTTGATCTACTGCCCATGGAGTTGATTCTGGTGATATTCAAACAAATTACTGTGAGTGATCGTCTGGCCGCAGGTGGCACCTGTCGTCGTTGGATGGAAGCGTCGCACTTCTACGAACCGTTCCTGAACCAAACCTACTACCATTTCGACAGGATAGAGTTCGGTGATCAGGTCGGTCCTTTCAAGTACTTCAGCCAGGGCTTTCGATGCTATCCGCGATTGATTTTTACTCAGGTGGAATTTAACAAGCACAGTGATTTCTGGGATATCCATGGTTTATGGATAACCGAGCTTACCCTGCGCTCGTGCAAAatcaaaaagaagaaatttATCTCGATCATGAGAAATCTTCTGAACCTTCGCCGACTTGAGCTAATGTGCTGTGATGAATTGTTCAAATCCTGGTCCTTAGAGTACAACACAGAGGAACCGATGTTTCCATTTTTCTTATTCTGCCTGCGGCATCTGTCGCTCGCTGGTTGCGATTATTTCAATGAATATCACTTGGAGCGATTCACCACGATGGCACCGAATCTTCGGTCCATCGACGTTTCCAATTGCTTCATCAACCTGTACCTATCCAAACGAATCACCATGCTCGATCGAGTAATGAAACTGATCAACCGAAACCGGTACCTAATGAAGGCAGTAAATCTAGCGGATACTCCGTGTGTCGATGATTTCATATGGCATTGTTTGTGCGAAATTGAAGGCCTTCAGCTAACTCACCTAACAGTGGCGTACAGTGATCGAGTACCATTAAAGGACCCTGGAATCATCCGCTTTCTCAGTCTTCAAACGGAACTTACCCATTTAGATTTAACAGCTTCAATCGGGTTGAACGATGACTGCTTGCAAACCATTATAACGAGCTGCCCGCTGCTGCACACTCTGAAAATCCGAAGGTGTTGGCTTATCAGCGACGAAGGTGTTGCCGATATGCACACGATGCAGCATCTGCAAGTTTTGGACATATCAAGCTGTGAACGGATCAGCGACTATGGCATTTCGACCGGAGTGGTCGGAAAACGTCCTAGGGTAGTAACCGAACTGTACCTGAGCTTACTGAACAATCTAACGGATTCCACACTGTACTACATGTTGGTTAGCTTCAAAAACCTGCAAATATTGGAGCTGGACAGCACGACGAACTGTGTAACCGATGAATCCATCCAGTACATTGCGTGCTATCTGCACGATCTGAAGCATTTGAATGTCACCGCTTGCACGAAG CTACTGgttcatattttcaaatttttgtccaTAAGTGATCGCAATGCAGCCAGCTATACCTGTTCGAAATGGTACGAAGCTTCCAAATATCTTGGTTTTGCTCGGCAGGTGTGCCTTCACCTGATCGGTGTCGAATTTGATGATTCCAAACCACCGATCGCGGACCTCCTGTTAAGCCCGCACGTGTTTCCGGTACTTAAGCTGACACGCGTTCGGATCCAGCAGGCGGTGTACAGTCAGTTCTGGGCCGACTTTGGTCCTTCGATAGGGGAAATTACCTTCGAAAAGTGCATGATCTGGCGCGAACGAATCATCTCAGTGTTCAAGCACATGAAGAACCTACGGACGGCACGCTTCGTGGAGTGTGATCTGCTGCGGGACGACCTATTTCGGGATTGGAAGTTCTTCGAGAATGGGCTGCTCGAGATTCGTTTCGGAAGCGTTACCGCACTGAGTTTGGCGAAGAACAATTTTACCGAGCTGCAGTTTCGATCGATCGTGGAAATGATGCCCAATCTAACCGAGCTGGATCTGTCGAACTGCTTCAGTTACGTTGACGCGGCAAGCAAAACGCAAATGTTAAACTGTATTTCGAACTTCATCCTGGAACGGCAATTTCAGCTGAAAAGTTTGAACCTAAGTGCCATTTCCGTGGATGATTTGTTTCTTCGGAAAATGAATAAAGCACTGCAACTGCGCTTGGAAGGTCTCTGTTTGACCTACTTAGAAAAGATGCCACTGCGGGATGCTGCGATCATAAGCTTGCTTCGCCAGCAAATCGAATTGCGAACGCTAGACTTGTCTCAGTCCGTTGGGATAACGGACTACTGCCTGGATCAGATAGTTAAATATATGCCTAAACTGAGGGAACTAAATTTAAGTGGCTGCTGGGGCGTTGGAGACTACGGAGTGTCGCAGATATTTCGATTACAACAATTGGAAAAATTAGATCTGTCAAAGTGCCGCATCACAAAAAAGGGAATCCTCGATGGTGCTTCACTTAGCAATAAGAAGAACGTCAAAGAGTTCCACCTGGAACAGATTACCACACTGGATGATGATTGTATCGTCAAGATCGGAGCCAACTTTACCAACTTAACTGTGCTGAACCTTGGAGGAACGTCGTCATGCATGACCGATTGGTCGGCACAGTATATTTTCTGTAACTTGACCTCGTTGGTGGACGTGAACTTTGAGAGAAGTACTAAGGTAACGTAA
- the LOC128735303 gene encoding dynein regulatory complex subunit 6-like, which translates to MHEYYTLEDFKQYWKTTLKCVDADFALLPTELLVKIFRYLSVADRNAASFTCWQWYEASKYLGFAQKKCLHLIGIEFDDFKAPVMDLLNSSHFFPVIKLTRVKLNSYSKFWAEFGPFIREITFEKCMIWRERIISVFRHMPNLRMARFVECDLLRDDLFKKWKFFENGLVNIYFPSVRHLSLAKNNFSELQFNVLVDMLPNLTEVDFSSCFRNIGATRKAQLLNCILTFIQHRQNDLKTLNLAGVAVDDLFLRGVVESRGLQLEALSFTYLEKMPRKEPAIIDLLRQQTAIGTLDLSQSTGVTDFCVEQMVKYMPDLKLLNLSGCCGVSDYGAAQVFKLRQLKCLNLSSCRISKRGIFEGMANNNKISLIELHLENLSPLDDECFIKIGLSFPNLTLLNLAGSASCMTNCALQHVFLHLTNLKHLNLERSTKLTDAGFTGIDLPQKTFAIWDIAETFSIDRLKKLRILKVSGCFKITDFTLRYAFRFMELKELSISRCHQISKQGIEKLVTSCPALEFLDLSECQNINDNCLELIAMNLKRLSTLKISNCPLVSEVGLHYLSTYCKNLKVC; encoded by the exons ATGCACGAATATTACACTTTAGAAGACTTCAAACAGTATTGGAAAACGACACTGAAATGTGTGGATGCAGATTTTGCTTTGCTTCCCACCGAA CTGCTGGTGAAAATCTTCCGATATCTTTCGGTGGCTGATCGTAATGCGGCAAGCTTCACCTGTTGGCAGTGGTACGAGGCGTCCAAATATCTGGGCTTCGCTCAGAAAAAATGTTTGCATTTAATTGGAATCGAATTCGACGATTTCAAAGCACCAGTTATGGATCTGTTGAATAGCAGTCACTTTTTCCCGGTCATCAAGTTGACCCGGGTTAAGCTGAACAGTTACAGTAAATTTTGGGCCGAATTTGGACCGTTTATCCGTGAGATAACCTTCGAGAAGTGCATGATCTGGCGCGAGCGGATCATCTCCGTGTTCAGGCACATGCCAAACTTGCGCATGGCACGATTTGTAGAATGTGATCTGCTCCGTGACGATCTCTTCAAAAAGTGGAAGTTCTTCGAAAATGGACTCGTGAATATTTACTTTCCTAGCGTTAGACATCTCAGTTTGGCCAAAAACAACTTCAGTGAGTTACAGTTTAACGTACTCGTTGACATGTTGCCAAATCTTACCGAAGTGGACTTTTCGAGCTGTTTCCGAAATATTGGAGCGACCAGGAAAGCTCAGCTGCTGAATTGTATTCTAACCTTCATTCAGCATAGACAGAATGATCTGAAAACTTTGAACCTAGCTGGTGTTGCAGTTGATGATCTGTTTCTTCGAGGGGTGGTCGAGTCCCGAGGTCTTCAGTTGGAAGCTCTGAGCTTTACCTATCTGGAGAAGATGCCACGCAAAGAACCGGCCATAATCGATCTGTTACGGCAGCAAACTGCTATCGGTACACTTGATCTGTCCCAGTCAACTGGAGTAACTGATTTCTGTGTGGAACAGATGGTTAAATACATGCCCGATTTGAAGCTACTAAACCTGAGTGGGTGTTGTGGTGTCTCCGATTACGGAGCAGCACAAGTTTTCAAACTTCGTCAACTAAAGTGCTTAAATCTTTCAAGCTGTCGCATTTCGAAACGAGGGATTTTCGAGGGGATGGCAAACAATAATAAGATTAGTTTGATAGAATTGCACCTCGAAAACCTTAGTCCTTTAGATGATGAATGTTTCATAAAGATTGGGTTAAGTTTTCCGAACCTCACTCTGTTGAACTTGGCAGGTTCGGCCTCCTGCATGACTAATTGTGCTCTGCAACATGTGTTCCTTCATCTAACCAACCTTAAGCATCTTAATCTAGAACGAAGCACTAAG CTTACAGATGCAGGATTCACCGGAATAGATCTGCCACAGAAAACGTTCGCCATATGGGACATAGCGGAGACATTCTCGATCGATAGGCTGAAAAAGCTACGCATATTGAAAGTATCAGGCTGCTTCAAAATCACGGACTTTACACTACGGTACGCGTTCCGTTTTATGGAGCTTAAGGAACTTTCCATATCCCGATGCCATCAG ATTTCAAAGCAGGGCATTGAAAAACTGGTAACAAGCTGTCCTGCTCTGGAGTTTCTGGATCTGAGTGAATGTCAAAACATTAACGACAACTGCCTCGAATTGATTGCAATGAACTTGAAACGGTTGAGCACACTGAAAATATCAAACTGCCCGCTGGTTAGCGAAGTTGGACTACATTATCTCTCAACATACTGTAAAAATCTAAAGGTATGCTAA
- the LOC128735302 gene encoding F-box/LRR-repeat protein 7-like, whose protein sequence is MMDFFIASNHIKMPTPPPEPEPPGFNDLPMELLLKIMKLITLNDRIAAGETCRRWFEASHYYTPFNELLIFRFSNINFCDNEPPIKTFLEGFRIFPRIEIISVTFYGNSDFWPDFGEFILELTIRNCLIRDTELYWILQHVPKLKILRIESCDELFRMWHFDKSFYCCESRFVLEHLVDVSLANNDFVNEMHFNWIMTIAPNIAHLDISNCFKMVTAQRRVQMVDHVMRFINNKRFQLETLKFSGTLSIDDICLSTLAMLDGLAIESLSLTFCDKIPPAIIDLLRRQPELKITQALQFKVNKTKKTIKTPGFISFLTMQPNLVHLDLSSSLGVTDEIMELITSTLPKLRTLKLRRCILITDEGIMDIVKLEHLEVLDLSNCEKISDKAMFNGVIGRKMKKLKELYLCELPYLSDYSLIQVTLNFELIQILDLSSSPNAATDATLQYVNFYLIHLRRLILYCCTRVTDSGLTGIDLPYNPLEIWDISESFSIDRLFKLRVLNLTGCYKITDLSLEKGFCFSELKELHLARCSSITEKGIEALVRNNKSIEYLDLSECPQINDYCIQLITADLKRLRVLKVNKCPLLTDDSLYYISTNCHYLKHISLNGCIKLNRAEERLSRLGTMKTIDSKCIS, encoded by the exons ATGATGGACTTCTTCATAGCTAGTAACCACATAAAAATGCCAACGCCTCCTCCGGAACCGGAGCCACCGGGCTTCAACGATCTACCGATGGAG CTACTGCTGAAGATCATGAAGCTGATCACGCTAAACGATCGCATCGCCGCAGGAGAAACGTGTCGCCGATGGTTCGAAGCGTCCCATTATTACACACCCTTTAACGAGCTGCTGATATTCCGCTTTTCCAACATTAATTTCTGCGACAACGAACCACCGATCAAAACCTTTCTGGAGGGGTTTCGGATTTTTCCGCGAATCGAAATCATTTCGGTGACATTCTACGGGAACAGTGACTTCTGGCCAGACTTTGGAGAGTTCATTTTGGAGCTGACCATTAGAAACTGTCTCATTCGGGATACGGAACTGTACTGGATATTGCAGCATGTGCCTAAACTTAAAATATTGAGGATCGAGTCGTGTGATGAACTGTTCCGTATGTGGCATTTCGATAAAAGTTTCTACTGCTGTGAATCTCGGTTTGTGCTGGAACACCTGGTGGATGTTTCGCTGGCGAATAATGATTTTGTGAATGAAATGCACTTCAACTGGATAATGACAATTGCTCCCAACATAGCCCACTTGGATATATCCAATTGTTTTAAAATGGTGACAGCTCAACGGCGCGTTCAAATGGTTGATCACGTGATGCGTTTCATCAATAATAAACGTTTTCAGCTGGAGACACTGAAATTCAGTGGAACGCTCTCGATCGATGACATCTGTCTCAGCACGCTGGCCATGTTGGACGGTTTGGCCATAGAAAGTTTAAGTCTTACTTTCTGCGACAAAATTCCGCCGGCCATTATAGATTTGCTAAGACGGCAGCCAGAGTTGAAGATCACCCAAGCACTGCAATTTAAAGTGAACAAAACCAAAAAGACTATCAAAACTCCTGGTTTTATCAGTTTTCTAACTATGCAGCCGAATTTGGTGCATCTTGATTTGTCATCTTCACTGGGAGTTACGGACGAAATAATGGAACTAATCACCAGCACTTTGCCAAAGTTGAGAACGCTGAAGCTTAGGAGATGCATTTTAATCACGGACGAAGGCATCATGGATATTGTCAAGCTGGAACACTTGGAAGTGTTGGATCTATCCAACTGCGAGAAAATTTCCGATAAAGCTATGTTCAATGGTGTCATTGGacgaaaaatgaagaaattgAAGGAACTGTACTTATGCGAACTGCCCTACCTAAGCGACTACTCACTGATCCAAGTCACGCTCAATTTCGAACTGATCCAGATTCTCGATCTGAGCAGCTCTCCGAATGCTGCCACCGATGCTACGCTGCAATACGTCAACTTTTACCTGATACATTTGAGACGGTTGATCTTGTACTGCTGCACAAGGGTGACCGATTCGGGACTCACGGGAATCGATCTGCCGTACAACCCGTTGGAAATATGGGACATTTCGGAATCGTTTTCAATTGATCGACTGTTCAAGCTGAGGGTGCTCAATCTGACTGGATGCTACAAAATTACGGACTTATCACTAGAGAAAGGGTTTTGTTTTAGCGAGCTAAAGGAACTTCATCTTGCCAGGTGTTCGTCA ATCACAGAAAAAGGTATTGAAGCACTGGTGAGAAACAATAAATCGATAGAATATTTAGACTTGAGTGAGTGTCCCCAGATAAACGATTACTGTATCCAGCTGATCACGGCCGATCTGAAGCGTTTAAGAGTTCTAAAGGTGAATAAGTGTCCACTGCTTACGGATGATAGTTTGTACTATATCAGTACCAACTGCCACTACTTGAAG CACATTTCGTTGAACGGATGCATCAAGCTGAACCGGGCAGAAGAGCGCTTGTCCCGATTAGGTACAATGAAGACGATCGATAGTAAATGCATTAGCTAA